The genome window ATCACAGTGGGCTCGGTATGCCAAATGGGAAGTTGACAACTTGATAACATAATCTGGTTTTAGCGATACCAAATCTGCAACTATTATTTTTCAGGGAGGAATATGCAGCTAATTGTTCAGCTGCTTCTTCCAATCAAGGAATTAAGACGTCTGTACCTTTTGGACACATCCTGATATTATGCATCAGTTCATCAGAAGCTAATTGACCTCTACCACACGCTGCATAAAATACCCAAATGCGTCCATGTCCATACGGCGCGCGGCAGAGACCAAGAAAAAAATTTatcgataatttttttaatcgtAGGTTAGCGATAAATAGGATTATCGGATTTATCGAAATACTATCGGCGATAGATAAAAATTTTCGGACAAAACTTAAAAAAAGGGGctcaatttatttaaaaaactacATAGATTGCATCAAATCATTTGactaaaaaataacacataaataAATTAGGGTTAGAGGGGTGGTCTGGCGACCTGCGGGCCGACGTTTGTTGAATCCAGAAATAAAAAGacatcaaattcaaaaattatcaaaattttTGATCGATAAGTAAATTTACTGACTCTGCCGATAAACAAGATTATTAggtttatcgattttttttcgACGATAAATTTTTCACAGTCAGAGACCAAATACTCCACATCAGCGTGTAGGCGCCGACACACATGGCGATTGGCGACGATGAAATCGCGACGTCAGAAGAGAACAACGAAAATGTTGCTTGAGATCGACGGCAAACATACCGCGATTCGATGTTTCACCGAGCGAGCTATGACTACGAGGCTTCGTGCTCCTCCGCCGACGCAGTATCCATCACCTCCTGCTGCTACTCGCCACGATCGACGACAAAAGAAGATAAGTTGGTAGAGTCGTCTCGTCTCTGTCGCACTTTTGCTTCCTACCGACGAGCAGCCTCGCGAAGATCACGGCCGGCCGGGCTTCCCTGCCCTTCCCTCTGTTTCCTCTACCATCTCCAAATTAACAAACTAAAATGTTCTCTTGCCGATGTTGCCTTCTCCTTCCGCGCACCACGCATGGTGTGGTCGATCGAAGTAGTAGTGCAGCACGCAGCTAACACAGTAGCACCATGCAAAATTCACGGAGGTTTTAGTGTTACGTAAGATATGTACAGAACGCAAGAAACTCGCGAGAATGAAGCACAGATTTCAGGTCACGGCACAGAAAACCACGCGTGCAAGGCATATGATTGTACGTCTGTACATTTCGGACAGCAACAATTCACGAGGGCGGATCTTAATTGTCTCACGGGACTGTAGCTAACGTGTCAGCGCGAGCGTGCGGACGTTTGCTGGCCCTACTTCTGTACGAGATTCCTGTGGCCGGGAGAGGTGGCGGTGCAGGGCcgtggccgccgccggcgaagaGCTCCTCCCAGACGTCGGCGAAGGCGCGGAGGatgaggtggtggtggcgcgcCGAGTTGAGCGAGAGGAACCGCTGCAGCAGCTCCCGCAGCTCCGCGCCGCCGGTGATCCCGTTCTCCACGATCATCTGCACCATCGACTGCCGGAAGTCGCCCAGAGGATCGGCCGACTCCGTCACCACCGCCACGCTCTCGGACTCCAGtcgcccgacgccgccgccgcctcccagatCGCTTGCGCTCCGCCTGTGCCACGGCCGTCTTGGCGCGTTGCCACCGTGAGCGCCGACGTCGTCCCCGCGTTCCCGGACGCCCAACTCGCGGACGCCGCGCTCCAGCTCACGTAACTGCCGCAGGAGCGCGTCCACGCTGGGCGTGCCCTCTGCGCTCGCGTCCGCGTCGTCGGCGTCCACATCGCGGTAGCCCGACACGACCGTCGTCTT of Phragmites australis chromosome 3, lpPhrAust1.1, whole genome shotgun sequence contains these proteins:
- the LOC133910857 gene encoding transcription repressor OFP8-like encodes the protein MRIHTFVLHRRQSMKATTRRGAAGGLLAKKKKKAARGFMCGCGGSKSVSTISRAAAANISAVTTTPMKTATTASAVKPVSAAKTTVVSGYRDVDADDADASAEGTPSVDALLRQLRELERGVRELGVRERGDDVGAHGGNAPRRPWHRRSASDLGGGGGVGRLESESVAVVTESADPLGDFRQSMVQMIVENGITGGAELRELLQRFLSLNSARHHHLILRAFADVWEELFAGGGHGPAPPPLPATGISYRSRASKRPHARADTLATVP